cctttgcatttttccttatttttcaaaaaccaaacatagtgcAAGTTTTCAATTTGTTCTTACAAATGAGAGTTCTTGAGGACTCATAAACAAATTGTTGCTGCAACTCTTGCCTCTTGCAAAGAAATGTTTTCTGAATCAAAGTTTACACTATTCAGTTATGTGGGGCTTGATCCAAATTCAACCATTGGAAAACCTAGATTAGAATACATATCATGGTATCTTGGTAACTTTCTTCTCTATTCTGAATAATCCCACCTCTTTAGCATGTGATCAAATTTATATGCATTCGCAGCTAAGCTATATAACACAAATGGACATAAGAGGGATGGATGAAACCCCAAGCTATGAATCTCCTTTCCTCCTGAGGAACTTGCAAGGATTGAGCAAATTTGATGATGCTTCCAAAGCCACTTGCCCTCTTCTACTGTGCCTCGGCTCGGACATCAGTCTCAAGAGATTTGAGACAATGGTTGGGAGGACATGAAAACAATCTGCTTCTTCCATGCCAACAGGTAGATTTTGAATAAGATTTGAAGTTATAGAACCACTCCTTTTTCCAAGTCTGCTCTTAGGTTTTCTATGTTATATTGGGCTGTCCATCCTCTGAACATGGGCTAAAACATCATCTTTGCATTCTCAATGAGCCAAATTCTGGAGTCATAATTAAGCTGCTCAGTAACACCTGCAAGGGGGAAATGAGCTGGTTTCAGGCAAGTCATAGAACTCATTGTGAAGAGGTGGAATTGACTTCCTCCTATATGTGAAACATTCCAACTAGATTTCAGATGGTCAAGACTCGATTGAAGATACATTGCAATACATGTCTAAATGCAGAGAGGCGGTTAGAGTATGACTTGcaatagaaacaaagaaaatgtagactcattaaatcaaatatcctgatgcaaagaaaaaaacttatgaGAGAAGCAGAACTAAAAAAAGCACTGTGTAAACTGCCTAAGTCACACCAAATTTAATTGGTGTTAGTGAAGAAATGCCAATGCAAGAAGTGAGTTTCCAGAGCTTCAACAGACTGCAATGGCTCAATTTGCTACTGTAACTCTGTTGGTGATAATAAAACCACTATAGTTAAGAAGCAGAAGATTTTGAGATGGACATGAAATGGtgaaatttgatgaaatttctgTTCAACCCCACCCCACGATGAAGCAGCTAGTCTAGGTTTGTATATATTTTCACAAACTATTTTGTCAAAACTAAATAGAGATTAAATAAGTCTTATCATAATGTAAGGAGGTTATGAGGCTGACCTAAAAATGAGGCAAGGATCAACCCCTTGAGAGAGAAGCAGGGACATCAGAAGATTTAGGCAATTTGATTGTAGCCTCTTCTCATCTGtttctccatttatttttttccctaatatGTACATTCAAGTCTACATGAAAGCAATTCAAAATCTCCTTTCATACATTATCAAACCTGGCTTTAGAAATCATATTCCAGATAGAAATGGATGGCTTTAAGCCCAACTCTATCATCTCTTTAAGTAGAACTTCTGCTTCTGTCCATTTCTCATCCTTGCAAAGAATTCGTATGGTTGAATTATAGCTAGCAACATTTGGAACCATCCCATTCTCACCCATTTCTTTAAGCAATCTCAGGGCTCTATAGGAGCTACCCTCTTTGCAATACCCATAAATCATCGTATTATATATCACATCATTTGGCTTCAAATGCATCTCGTCCAATGATTTGAACAGCTTTGATGCTTCCTTCATATCACCTACCACACACAATCCATGTATTAACACACCATAGATGTAAATATCTGCCACCAAACCAGCCTTCTCCATGGAGGAATATATCTGAAATGCTTTCTCTATGTTATCTGATCGAACAAGGGCATCCATTAGAATTGTATATGTGACTTTAGAAGGGGAAAGGCCTCTTGCTTCCATTTCTCTAATCATATCAGTTACTCCGGCTGAGTTTTTGGCTTCAGAAAAACCCGCAATTAGAATATTATAAGTAGCTAAAGATGGAGACTGACCACTTGACTTCATTTGATTGAATAAGCTTGAAGCCTTGTCCAAATTCCCAATACTGCAATACCCATCAATCAATGTGTTATacgaaattaaattaggactcAGGCCATCCCTCTTCATCCTACACATCAATCTTTCAGCCTCCAGAACCCTCCTTTCCTGACAAAGACCACCAATTAAGGTGTTATACGTCACAACGTTACATGCTACCCCTCTTTCACGCATTTCATCAAACAGTTCAAAAGCATTG
The sequence above is drawn from the Vitis riparia cultivar Riparia Gloire de Montpellier isolate 1030 chromosome 6, EGFV_Vit.rip_1.0, whole genome shotgun sequence genome and encodes:
- the LOC117915881 gene encoding pentatricopeptide repeat-containing protein At4g11690 encodes the protein MAQTQPALILLPKMVKSPPLKALSLFTSSALQGFQHTHQSISFILHLLISSNLFSHSQSLLLKLISGQISSSSFTPSSLFHELTQPHLDSFPTHVLIHEAIINAHVRSQLPEQALFYFNQMIGRGLVPGSNTFNNLLILLIKSNFFEKAWRVFNETKGNVKLDVYSFGIMIKGCCEVGYLDKGFEVLGQMEEMGLSPNVVVYTTLIDGCCKNGDIERGRQLFYKMGELDVVANQYTYTVLINGFFKMGLKKDGIELYEKMKLTGIVPNVYTYNSMICRCCNDGKLNNAFELFDEMRERGVACNVVTYNTLIGGLCQERRVLEAERLMCRMKRDGLSPNLISYNTLIDGYCSIGNLDKASSLFNQMKSSGQSPSLATYNILIAGFSEAKNSAGVTDMIREMEARGLSPSKVTYTILMDALVRSDNIEKAFQIYSSMEKAGLVADIYIYGVLIHGLCVVGDMKEASKLFKSLDEMHLKPNDVIYNTMIYGYCKEGSSYRALRLLKEMGENGMVPNVASYNSTIRILCKDEKWTEAEVLLKEMIELGLKPSISIWNMISKARFDNVLLSSLIMTPEFGSLRMQR